One window of Legionella pneumophila subsp. pneumophila str. Philadelphia 1 genomic DNA carries:
- the traI gene encoding conjugative transfer relaxase/helicase TraI, giving the protein MLSLQPLDSADGAAAYYLDVVNYYENDSKSVRWLGDGAKILGIHGQAVEKEQMIALLKGILPDGTQLGRIDKDGIHHRPGFDMTLTAPKSFSILLESGADPRLGEVFDKAVEWFVEEMEKEFAQARQLVDGKIEYIDTRNLVIAAFRQPSSRANDPNSHTHLVVQNMTHCPDGKWRSLASDMDGQKGVVEQIMKHHIYGGLKFRNKLANLTKELGYQLASDGDGLWEIQGAPEQVLTHFSKRRESIEALLDEKGWSGAKASSIAAQKTKLDKEIIDYEKWKEDIIKECQEMGFDPHQLVASSYKPQKNLFQTLKENIVERFYGKDNIEMTHARESVYVAIESISQQHAVFEERELKKEALKYVIASNKIIDETLINKAIDENIANQNLYTARHPFTQKPLLTTPWQLTLESEAIQRIENGKGAVSAICSKQKVSEFIKAKEQEMAFALSPSQKKAMTTFLTSTDRFIAIQGYAGTGKTTMLRLTRELASLQGYEIRGITAGSAAANELRHKGGLNASTFARELGRLQNQKQDLSKTIFVVDEASMLSNPQGHKIIKLAEQFNTQLKIIGDKAQLPSPSSGKLFSVIQDYGIKTVAMTDNLRQKDSELRESAIHAGRGEIYDAVDKLTHVETLDTYLKRVDYISSKWLSLTPEERQNTLCFAPTHRNRQDITQILRNALIQEGTLTGQEHLQPILKERNLTGIKLRNAAYYSQNDIIRFNHTIQRYNIKAGDYLTVGQVTNKNKHNNTLILKHENGQAIKFKLSSLPEFRTENKDLERPVEVYRREQLSLMAGDQIQWKRNSEHNGIRNSELATIRQINNEGITIITEDNQTLHLPHGAKELRHLDHGYVLTTYATQGKDKKRGLGLIESQNRFASTIQNYYVETTRGIWEMIVVTDDKDHLVKAITTNNSDKYSSMDMVDSDTLKAHEARFKEHKNSIVLQNAIEKKLSKEQDWKGLEQTVETYVQCKQQGEDRKAAKLAFAIVNDPKLYRLAKERLGFGVSTYRREALRFQTSKLLHSLPKSERQDFSTVRQYVFLNQQILKRSQHINAQSLDNGISNQNKQALQQQSAKRNAVAFVISRDLERYKPYLQHFSIGELNRIGLPQHEYGKEFKKAQMRLESLGKQATRDLIRTNISLYLNAQGEEKERLAVQIKRESKLSHSFVLTHAKELNQKPESLWQSIHKDARLHSDKLFRNGLSAEGRLAFDNIKAYKALQLELRENWSASLKEAGNSEGKSSNPKSIELLTRRNELAHELMQNKAMPEIASYFKLDLAKLAVQTEKQQYRENIKQFTASKSNFKTRLAVINEIKNDITGHYPFIKEANIESKTLSKYLRVTDRKERLSNISSPEKKDYQCFLTYKKASMQTYRLWQQAHLNKADGNVQNNKLISAAISQSSKRDALAHQLKGSKYLDSILSYEKGNKEKLLAQASNHQIKLREIKELNEVVHTLSMQFPSVTNSNSAKEISAWKKNWLSLSSHMKQIEKGSGYQLALQEYPLNVSSVNTINKELENNYDFKPETITQKSLQSTNPVLQKIQQSAQFLDARIINEALMADPETTYKTIWGEPKTQNSRELRYSGGLIVSLKGKDKGLWHDFSDGIGGAPIQAIIARDKLSFKEALSQAASMVGINQLENLSIFIKAPISSKNELQKLNDLEKKNKVISAKSIWDGSILAKGTLAEKYLKQHRGIESIDKMDIRFWPTGSQWKNCNEQGLLEDKVNKIPALIIAARNEKNELTGVQRIYLDKQTASKNKFMDNPKLSKGIIDGSCGVIQKGMQGSRLYIAEGFETGASIALADSKATVLCSFGVSNMKNLSPIIKKFHSKEVVIAGDNDGEFAKSQQAIEKTINAFKQDNLSARAVFPDGLQGKAKTDWNDIHLSKGIAEIQKQLMRKDIGAISSIVDKPIELPKTIADFVQIKSMKLSGSQIISIRDNAATIDNKRDLNQLVAAYNKSQQALEKSGSFTPEKTLPTKTRSEIEMDR; this is encoded by the coding sequence ATGTTAAGTCTTCAGCCATTAGACAGTGCCGATGGAGCCGCAGCCTACTATCTAGATGTCGTCAATTATTATGAAAACGATTCTAAAAGTGTTCGTTGGTTAGGAGATGGAGCGAAAATTCTTGGGATCCACGGGCAAGCAGTAGAAAAAGAACAGATGATTGCCCTTCTGAAAGGCATATTACCTGATGGTACTCAACTCGGTCGAATCGATAAGGATGGTATTCATCATCGCCCCGGTTTTGATATGACCCTTACTGCCCCAAAGTCTTTTTCAATTTTACTTGAAAGTGGTGCTGATCCAAGGCTTGGAGAGGTGTTTGATAAGGCCGTAGAATGGTTCGTTGAAGAAATGGAAAAGGAGTTTGCACAAGCCAGGCAACTTGTTGACGGCAAAATTGAATATATTGATACCAGAAATTTAGTCATTGCAGCATTTCGTCAACCAAGCTCTCGTGCCAATGATCCTAATTCACATACGCACCTTGTAGTTCAAAATATGACCCACTGCCCAGATGGGAAGTGGCGCTCGCTTGCCAGTGACATGGATGGTCAAAAAGGCGTGGTTGAACAAATCATGAAGCACCATATCTATGGCGGGCTTAAATTTCGTAACAAATTAGCGAATTTAACCAAAGAACTTGGCTATCAGCTGGCATCTGATGGTGATGGTTTGTGGGAAATCCAGGGTGCACCTGAGCAGGTATTAACTCATTTTTCAAAAAGAAGGGAATCCATCGAAGCATTACTTGACGAAAAAGGCTGGAGTGGTGCTAAAGCATCCTCGATTGCGGCTCAAAAAACAAAATTGGATAAAGAAATCATTGATTATGAGAAATGGAAAGAAGACATCATCAAAGAATGCCAGGAAATGGGCTTTGATCCACATCAACTAGTGGCTTCATCGTATAAGCCTCAGAAAAATCTCTTTCAAACTTTAAAGGAAAACATTGTTGAGCGCTTTTATGGTAAGGATAACATCGAAATGACTCATGCCAGAGAGTCTGTGTATGTGGCCATTGAATCAATCAGTCAACAGCATGCGGTGTTTGAGGAAAGGGAACTTAAAAAAGAAGCGCTAAAATATGTAATCGCCAGCAATAAGATAATCGATGAAACCTTAATTAATAAAGCCATTGATGAAAACATTGCAAATCAAAACCTGTATACGGCAAGACACCCCTTCACACAAAAGCCTTTATTGACAACGCCCTGGCAACTAACACTTGAGAGCGAGGCCATCCAGCGTATTGAAAATGGTAAAGGTGCTGTTTCTGCTATTTGTTCGAAACAAAAAGTCAGTGAGTTTATAAAAGCAAAAGAACAGGAGATGGCATTTGCTTTATCCCCTTCACAGAAAAAAGCTATGACAACCTTCCTAACCTCAACAGACCGATTTATTGCCATTCAAGGGTATGCAGGAACTGGTAAAACCACGATGCTACGTTTGACTCGTGAATTAGCATCTCTTCAGGGCTATGAAATTCGTGGTATTACCGCAGGCTCGGCAGCCGCCAATGAACTGCGCCATAAAGGAGGGTTAAATGCTTCTACCTTTGCAAGAGAGTTAGGGAGATTGCAAAATCAGAAACAGGACTTAAGTAAAACCATATTTGTGGTGGACGAAGCCTCTATGTTATCTAATCCACAAGGACATAAAATCATCAAACTGGCAGAACAGTTTAATACCCAGTTAAAGATCATTGGCGATAAAGCCCAGCTTCCTTCCCCATCCAGCGGGAAATTATTCTCTGTCATTCAAGATTATGGGATTAAAACCGTTGCCATGACGGATAATCTTCGCCAGAAAGACTCAGAATTAAGGGAATCAGCAATTCATGCTGGTAGAGGTGAAATCTATGATGCCGTTGATAAGTTAACTCATGTGGAAACGCTTGATACTTATTTAAAACGGGTTGATTATATTTCAAGTAAATGGTTGTCATTAACACCAGAAGAACGCCAAAACACACTATGCTTTGCCCCAACGCACAGAAATCGCCAGGATATAACTCAGATTTTACGAAACGCTTTAATTCAAGAAGGGACACTAACCGGACAAGAGCATCTGCAACCCATATTAAAAGAACGCAATTTAACTGGAATTAAGCTCAGAAATGCAGCTTATTATAGTCAAAACGATATCATTCGTTTTAATCATACTATTCAGCGGTATAACATCAAAGCAGGAGATTATTTAACTGTTGGGCAGGTCACTAACAAAAACAAGCATAATAATACACTGATTCTTAAGCATGAAAATGGTCAAGCCATAAAATTTAAATTGTCCTCACTACCTGAATTTAGAACTGAAAACAAAGATTTGGAACGGCCTGTTGAAGTATATCGGCGAGAACAATTGAGTCTAATGGCCGGTGATCAAATTCAATGGAAACGTAATTCTGAACACAATGGTATTCGCAACTCTGAATTGGCAACCATCAGACAAATCAACAATGAGGGAATAACAATCATAACGGAAGACAATCAAACCCTACACTTACCTCACGGAGCAAAAGAACTACGACATCTTGATCATGGCTATGTACTCACGACCTATGCTACCCAGGGAAAAGATAAAAAAAGAGGTCTTGGCCTTATTGAAAGCCAAAACCGATTTGCATCAACCATCCAAAACTATTACGTGGAAACAACCCGTGGTATTTGGGAAATGATAGTAGTCACGGACGATAAAGATCATCTGGTTAAAGCCATTACCACCAATAACAGTGACAAGTACTCCTCAATGGATATGGTTGATTCAGATACTCTGAAAGCTCATGAAGCACGTTTTAAAGAGCACAAAAACAGCATAGTCTTACAAAATGCCATTGAAAAAAAATTATCGAAAGAACAGGACTGGAAGGGCTTGGAACAGACAGTAGAAACCTATGTTCAATGCAAACAACAAGGGGAAGATCGAAAAGCGGCAAAATTAGCATTTGCCATTGTGAATGATCCCAAATTGTATCGCCTTGCCAAAGAACGCTTGGGTTTTGGTGTTAGTACCTATCGGCGTGAAGCCCTGCGTTTCCAAACCTCGAAGTTATTACATTCACTACCCAAATCAGAAAGGCAGGATTTTTCTACTGTCAGGCAGTACGTGTTTTTAAACCAACAAATCCTTAAACGAAGTCAGCATATCAATGCCCAATCGTTGGATAATGGAATTTCAAATCAGAATAAACAAGCTCTGCAACAACAGTCCGCTAAACGCAATGCAGTAGCTTTTGTAATTAGTAGGGATCTGGAGCGTTATAAACCTTATTTGCAGCATTTTTCCATCGGAGAACTAAACCGAATTGGATTGCCACAGCATGAATATGGCAAGGAATTTAAAAAAGCACAGATGCGCCTGGAATCACTTGGCAAGCAGGCAACAAGGGACTTAATACGTACCAATATTTCGCTTTATTTAAACGCACAAGGCGAAGAGAAAGAAAGGCTTGCAGTCCAAATTAAAAGAGAATCCAAGTTATCACATTCTTTTGTTTTAACCCATGCAAAAGAATTGAATCAAAAGCCTGAATCATTATGGCAATCCATACATAAAGATGCGCGTTTGCATAGCGATAAATTGTTTCGAAATGGATTAAGTGCTGAGGGAAGATTGGCGTTCGATAACATCAAAGCCTATAAAGCATTACAGCTTGAGCTTAGAGAAAATTGGTCAGCAAGTTTAAAAGAAGCGGGAAACAGTGAAGGGAAGAGTAGTAATCCAAAATCTATTGAGTTACTCACCCGCCGCAATGAGTTAGCTCACGAATTGATGCAAAACAAAGCCATGCCTGAAATAGCCTCTTATTTCAAGCTGGATTTGGCAAAGTTAGCAGTACAAACAGAAAAACAGCAGTATCGGGAAAACATCAAGCAATTTACGGCAAGTAAGTCTAATTTCAAAACACGTCTTGCAGTAATTAATGAGATTAAAAATGATATCACTGGCCATTATCCCTTTATTAAAGAAGCAAATATTGAATCTAAAACCCTTAGTAAATATCTACGAGTTACCGACAGAAAGGAACGATTATCTAATATTTCTTCACCTGAGAAAAAAGACTATCAATGTTTCCTGACTTACAAAAAAGCCAGTATGCAAACTTACAGGCTTTGGCAGCAGGCGCACCTTAATAAAGCTGATGGCAATGTACAAAATAACAAGCTGATATCAGCAGCAATCAGTCAGTCATCAAAACGTGATGCATTGGCTCATCAATTAAAAGGCTCAAAGTACCTTGATTCAATTTTATCCTATGAAAAAGGCAACAAAGAAAAGCTGTTAGCCCAGGCTAGCAACCACCAAATAAAATTGCGTGAAATTAAGGAGCTAAATGAAGTCGTACACACACTATCAATGCAGTTCCCTAGCGTCACAAACTCTAATTCTGCAAAAGAAATATCAGCCTGGAAAAAGAACTGGTTATCTCTTTCCAGTCATATGAAGCAAATTGAAAAGGGCAGCGGTTATCAATTAGCTTTGCAAGAATATCCATTGAATGTGTCATCTGTAAATACAATTAATAAGGAATTAGAAAATAACTACGATTTTAAGCCAGAAACGATCACCCAAAAATCATTGCAATCAACCAATCCGGTCTTACAAAAAATCCAACAATCTGCACAATTTTTGGATGCCAGAATTATTAATGAAGCTCTGATGGCCGACCCAGAAACTACCTATAAAACAATCTGGGGTGAGCCAAAAACACAAAACTCCAGAGAGTTACGTTATTCTGGTGGCTTAATTGTAAGCTTGAAAGGCAAGGACAAAGGCTTATGGCATGATTTCAGTGACGGAATAGGAGGCGCGCCGATTCAAGCGATTATTGCTAGAGATAAGCTGTCCTTTAAAGAAGCACTCTCTCAAGCTGCGTCCATGGTAGGCATAAATCAATTAGAAAACCTTTCCATATTCATAAAAGCCCCCATTTCCAGTAAAAATGAATTACAAAAATTAAATGACCTTGAAAAGAAGAACAAAGTAATTTCTGCAAAAAGTATCTGGGATGGTTCTATTCTTGCAAAGGGAACATTGGCCGAAAAATATTTAAAACAACATCGGGGCATAGAATCCATTGATAAAATGGATATACGTTTCTGGCCCACTGGATCTCAATGGAAAAACTGCAATGAACAAGGATTATTGGAAGATAAAGTTAATAAAATCCCAGCATTAATCATTGCTGCAAGAAATGAAAAAAATGAACTAACAGGCGTTCAACGAATTTATCTGGACAAGCAAACAGCCAGTAAAAATAAATTCATGGACAACCCAAAGCTATCCAAAGGAATCATAGACGGCAGTTGTGGCGTTATTCAAAAAGGAATGCAAGGATCCCGCCTTTATATCGCCGAAGGTTTTGAAACAGGTGCTTCCATCGCTCTCGCGGACAGCAAAGCCACAGTTTTATGCTCCTTTGGCGTTTCAAACATGAAGAACTTAAGCCCAATCATCAAAAAATTCCATTCAAAAGAAGTTGTT
- the traD gene encoding type IV conjugative transfer system coupling protein TraD, producing MAVNPTKLFIRGGQIFLHNVRMFTQVGKKVSLAMLIVFFIFSVIAFYFNTSAYQRYIGQQWVKAQAMTLIQSKAKQVVRMPTGESYPVYSAQIVKAPMVIGIVNQLKQALLKSMIEALFASVMMLIVMVKWLQKRGENQSKAKIIRGSELVDENTLQKCIKKTSRISPYRIGGVSLPFGSETQHIQIVGTTGSGKTVAIRDLLTTIQARGERAIIYDKGGTYLSRFYREHQDVILNPLDTRGHSWNVWAECEDKADLEALAEAIMPMPINNTMDPFWIKAARMIFVSTANELKNDPKRSNLMLLQYLLTADLGRIHHLLRHTESESLVSDKVQKTALNVKTVMATYLKSLLYLKDDGDIFSIRDWILNEQNNSCLFVSSDGRKHPTIRPLISAWINTATKELLSLAPDDNRRVWFILDELATLHALPFLAAVKSESRKFGGCFLLGHHGASQLRTIYGNDGAASLSNLCSTRLFLRLPEHTDAEHASRNIGTYEIEEVNESISYGANTMRDGISVSRQTKEKQLVLPTQIQVINDLQGYLRVKGEFPAAKIKLNYVDYPLIHEEFIARDIDPDPLRQKVEQLVDTYSDPILAASHDDALEAATSTKKDITKPIAREKKLEEEKELVEFL from the coding sequence ATGGCGGTAAATCCTACAAAATTATTTATTCGCGGCGGTCAAATCTTTTTGCACAATGTCCGCATGTTCACACAGGTAGGTAAGAAAGTAAGCCTTGCTATGCTGATAGTTTTTTTTATTTTCTCAGTCATCGCTTTTTATTTTAATACCAGTGCGTATCAACGTTATATTGGCCAGCAATGGGTTAAAGCCCAGGCAATGACTTTAATACAGAGCAAAGCCAAGCAAGTGGTTCGCATGCCAACGGGTGAATCTTATCCAGTGTATTCAGCGCAAATTGTAAAAGCTCCCATGGTCATCGGCATTGTTAATCAATTAAAACAAGCTCTACTTAAGAGCATGATAGAGGCACTATTTGCCTCTGTCATGATGTTAATTGTCATGGTTAAGTGGTTGCAAAAAAGAGGGGAAAATCAAAGTAAAGCTAAGATCATTCGCGGCAGTGAGTTAGTTGATGAAAACACGTTACAAAAGTGCATCAAAAAGACAAGCAGGATTTCTCCTTATCGGATTGGTGGTGTATCTCTGCCCTTTGGTTCTGAAACCCAGCATATACAAATAGTCGGAACCACCGGATCTGGTAAAACTGTTGCTATTCGTGATCTATTGACGACAATACAAGCTAGGGGTGAGCGCGCGATTATTTATGATAAAGGAGGAACTTATTTATCCCGTTTTTATCGTGAACATCAAGATGTAATTTTAAATCCCTTAGATACGAGAGGCCATTCCTGGAATGTCTGGGCAGAATGCGAAGACAAAGCAGATCTTGAAGCACTTGCTGAGGCCATCATGCCGATGCCCATCAATAACACCATGGATCCCTTTTGGATTAAAGCCGCGCGTATGATTTTCGTCTCGACTGCCAATGAGCTAAAAAATGATCCTAAACGCTCCAATCTGATGTTATTGCAATATTTGCTCACAGCAGACTTAGGTCGAATTCATCATTTACTGCGTCATACTGAATCAGAATCTCTGGTATCCGATAAAGTACAAAAGACTGCTTTAAATGTGAAAACCGTAATGGCTACTTATTTAAAATCCTTACTGTATTTGAAAGATGATGGGGACATCTTTTCGATTCGCGACTGGATTTTGAATGAGCAGAATAATTCCTGTTTGTTTGTCAGTTCTGATGGGCGCAAACACCCAACCATCAGACCACTAATTTCGGCCTGGATTAATACTGCTACCAAAGAACTCTTAAGTTTAGCGCCTGATGATAACCGCCGTGTTTGGTTTATTTTGGATGAGCTGGCTACCTTGCATGCCTTACCTTTTTTAGCCGCAGTTAAATCAGAAAGTCGCAAATTTGGTGGTTGCTTCTTATTAGGTCATCACGGTGCATCCCAGTTGCGTACCATTTATGGTAACGATGGTGCCGCGTCCCTTTCAAATCTGTGTTCGACTCGATTGTTCCTACGCTTACCCGAACATACTGATGCGGAGCACGCCTCCCGCAATATTGGTACATACGAAATTGAAGAGGTGAATGAGTCCATCAGTTATGGGGCAAACACCATGCGTGATGGGATTTCAGTTTCTCGTCAAACTAAAGAAAAACAATTGGTTTTACCAACCCAAATTCAGGTAATCAATGATCTACAAGGATATTTGCGCGTCAAAGGGGAATTTCCTGCGGCAAAAATAAAGCTTAATTACGTTGATTATCCTCTCATTCATGAAGAATTTATTGCACGAGACATTGATCCTGATCCACTTCGTCAAAAAGTAGAGCAATTGGTGGACACCTACAGCGATCCCATCCTTGCCGCATCCCATGATGATGCTTTAGAGGCTGCAACTTCAACAAAAAAAGATATCACAAAACCAATTGCAAGAGAAAAAAAGCTTGAGGAAGAAAAAGAGCTTGTTGAGTTTTTATAA